Proteins encoded by one window of Sciurus carolinensis chromosome 12, mSciCar1.2, whole genome shotgun sequence:
- the Rbbp5 gene encoding retinoblastoma-binding protein 5 isoform X4 has translation MKSAPVMLTLSDSKHVVLPVDDDSDLNVVASFDRRGEYIYTGNAKGKILVLKTDSQDLVASFRVTTGTSNTTAIKSIEFARKGSCFLINTADRIIRVYDGREILTCGRDGEPEPMQKLQDLVNRTPWKKCCFSGDGEYIVAGSARQHALYIWEKSIGNLVKILHGTRGELLLDVAWHPVRPIIASISSGVVSIWAQNQVENWSAFAPDFKELDENVEYEERESEFDIEDEDKSEPEQTGADAAEDEEVDVTSVDPIAAFCSSDEELEDSKALLYLPIAPEVEDPEENPYGPPPDAVQTSLMDEGAGSEKKRQSSADGSQPPKKKPKTTNIELQGVPNDEVHPLLGVKGDGKSKKKQAGRPKGSKGKEKDSPFKPKLYKGDRGLPLEGSTKGKVQAELSQPLTAGGAISELL, from the exons ATGAAATCTGCTCCTGTCATGTTGACCCTTTCAGATTCCAAACATGTTGTTCTGCCGGTAGACGATGACTCTGATTTGAACGTGGTGGCATCTTTTGATAGGCGAGGGGAATATATCTATACAGGAAATGCAAAAGGCAAG ATTTTGGTCCTAAAAACAGATTCTCAGGATCTTGTTGCTTCCTTCAGAGTAACAACTGGAACAAGCAATACCACAGCAATTAAGTCAATTGAGTTTGCCCGGAAGGGGAG TTGCTTTTTAATTAACACAGCAGATCGAATAATCAGAGTTTATGATGGCAGAGAAATCTTAACCTGTGGAAGAGATGGAGAGCCTGAACCCATGCAAAAATTGCAGGACCTGGTGAATAG gaCCCCGTGGAAGAAATGCTGCTTCTCCGGGGATGGGGAATACATAGTGGCGGGCTCTGCCCGTCAGCATGCCCTGTACATCTGGGAGAAGAGCATTGGCAACCTGGTGAAGATTCTCCATGGGACGAGAGGAGAGCTTCTCCTGGATGTTGCT TGGCATCCTGTTCGACCCATCATAGCATCCATTTCTAGTGGTGTGGTATCTATCTGGGCACAAAATCAAGTA GAAAACTGGAGTGCATTTGCACCAGATTTCAAAGAGTTGGATGAAAATGTAGAATATGAGGAAAGGGAATCAGAATTTGATATTGAAGATGAAGATAAGAGTGAGCCTGAGCAGACAG GAGCTGATGCTGCAGAAGATGAGGAGGTGGATGTCACCAGTGTGGACCCCATTGCTGCCTTCTGTAGTAG CGATGAAGAGCTGGAAGATTCAAAGGCTCTGTTGTATTTACCCATTGCCCCTGAGGTAGAAGACCCAGAAGAAAATCCTTATGGCCCTCCACCGGATGCTGTCCAAACTTCTTTGATGGATGAAGGGGCCGGTTCAGAGAAGAAGAGGCAGTCTTCAGCAGATGGGTCCCAACCACCTAAGAAGAAACCCAAAACAACCAATATTGAACTTCAAGGAGTACCAAATGATG AAGTCCATCCACTACTGGGTGTGAAGGGGGATGGCAAATCCAAGAAGAAGCAAGCAGGCCGGCCTAAAGGATCAAAAGGTAAAGAGAAAGATTCTCCATTTAAACCGAAACTCTACAAAGGGGACAGAGGTTTACCTCTGGAAGGATCAACGAAGGGTAAAGTGCAGGCGGAACTCAGCCAGCCCTTGACAG